The Zerene cesonia ecotype Mississippi chromosome 29, Zerene_cesonia_1.1, whole genome shotgun sequence genome includes a region encoding these proteins:
- the LOC119837970 gene encoding octopamine receptor beta-2R, translating to MDQVNVTRNDTSNATGVSDEEWLDSVLFKLRTAVLLLIVIMAVLGNLLVIVSVMRHRKLRVITNYFVVSLAFADILVAMVVMPFNFSVQFYNEWIFSTVVCDLWNSSDVYFTSTSILHLCCISVDRYYAIVKPLKYPIKMTKKMAFVMLAATWLSPITISYAPIFMGWYTTSEFIRNRVQNQCEFKVNKPYAVISSSISFWIPCTIMIFTYLAIFKEANRQEKALHARAGNAMLMHRHSREVGDKNGALHINATTPTKDRNILKMKREHKAARTLGIIMGAFILCWLPFFLFYVSTSLCDTCVYPEVLTVIMFWTGYFNSALNPIIYAYFNRDFRNAFKNTLACAFCSFCRRNSLDSDALERLDRRGSAQLRVPIPSRRQSDLASL from the exons ATGGATCAAGTAAACGTAACACGGAATGATACCAGCAACGCGACGGGAGTCAGCGACGAGGAATGGCTGGATTCGGTGCTGTTCAAGCTGCGAACCGCTGTGCTGCTGCTGATCGTCATCATGGCAGTTCTGGGCAACCTACTCGTGATTGTCAGCGTTATGCGCCACAG GAAACTGCGTGTCATCACGAACTATTTCGTAGTGTCCCTCGCGTTTGCCGACATCCTGGTGGCCATGGTCGTCATGCCGTTCAATTTCAGCGTGCAATTTTACAATGAATGGATATTTAGCACCGTTGTGTGTGATCTGTGGAACTCTTCGGATGTCTACTTCACGTCGACGTCGATTTTACATCTGTGCTGCATATCTGTGGACAGATATTACGCGATTGTTAAGCCTCTGAAGTATCCCATAAAGATGACCAAGAAG atGGCGTTCGTTATGTTAGCAGCGACATGGCTTAGTCCTATAACAATTTCCTATGCACCAATATTCATGGGCTGGTACACCACCAGCGAATTCATACGGAACCGGGTGCAGAACCAGTGCGAGTTCAAAGTCAACAAACCGTACGCTGTGATATCCAGCTCCATATCCTTCTGGATCCCCTGCACCATCATGATATTCACCTACCTTGCTATATTCAAAGAAGCGAACCGCCAAGAAAAAGCGCTTCACGCTAGAGCAGGTAATGCCATGTTAATGCATCGGCATTCAAGAGAAGTGGGTGACAAAAACGGTGCTTTACATATCAACGCAACCACACCGACTAAAGATAGGAATATCCTTAAAATGAAGAGGGAGCACAAAGCAGCAAGGACGTTAGGCATCATCATGGGAGCGTTCATACTCTGTTGGCTCCCGTTCTTTCTCTTCTACGTGTCCACGTCGTTGTGTGACACCTGTGTTTACCCCGAAGTATTAACTGTGATCATGTTCTGGACTGGCTACTTCAATTCAGCGCTGAATCCCATCATCTACGCGTACTTCAATCGAGATTTCCGAAATGCCTTCAAGAATACATTGGCGTGCGCGTTCTGCAGTTTCTGCCGGCGAAATTCATTGGATTCAGATGCTTTAGAGAGATTGGACAGACGCGGCTCAGCTCAGCTTAGAGTGCCAATTCCTTCTAGAAGACAATCTGATCTTGCGTCGCTTTGA